AATGGGATCGACCGCACGGACATATCGCGGCAGTCAAGCTCCAGTGCGTGTCCCTTCGTGCAGCGCATCGATGCAGACTGATCCAGCCCGCCTGTATTGGCGCCCGCAATGTCGTTTTCAGCGCGCCGTGCGGCATCCACCAGGAGTGCGCGGCCCGCATCATCATCGTCACCACCGAGCAGGTTGAGGTCTTCCATGTCGTTGATCGCCACGGCCATCGCGCATTCCAAAGCGGCAGAAGACGACAGTCCTGCACCCAGAGGCACACAGGAATGCAGCGCCGCATCGAAGCCGCGCAGCGGCCCAAAGCCGGCCTGCTCCAGGGCCCATGCCACGCCCACAAGGTACGCAGCCCAGCCGGATACTTCGCCGTCAGTCCCGCGCCGGTCAACGGTGTCGAGGTCGAACTCGTCGATATGGTCGCGCGTCTGCGGAGACACGAGGCGTACGTGGCGGTCAGATCGCGGTGTGGCAGCGATAAATGCACGGTGTGGCAGCGCGATCGGCAGACAGATGCCACCGTTGTAATCCACGTGCTCACCGATGATGTTGACACGGCCAGGTGCGTGCCACACGCCATCCGCATCTGCGTTGAATGTTTCGCGGAACAGGGTGCGCGCGGCGAGGGCCCCCTCGTCAAATGTCAAGGGGTCGTTGAACGTGAGGTCCTCTGTCTTGGCTGAGCCGCCCTCGTGCATGGAGTCAGCCTGCTCGGGTGTGTGTGGGGTGGTCATATCACCACACCTCCTTGAAACGGTCAGCGATCTTTTCGGGAGACGTGTCGGAAATCCACGCACCCATACCTGATTCCGAACCAGCCAGGTACTTCAGTTTGCCCGGCGCGCGCAGGAATGAGAAGAACTCCAGGTGCAGGCGCAGTTCGTCGCCTTCAGGTCCGATTGGCGCCTGATGCCAGGCCGCGATGTACGGCAGCTCGATGGCCGAACCGTCCGGGTTGACGAAGAAGCGATTACCTGCCTGTAGCAAATGCAGGTAGAGGTCAGCCAGTTCTTCACGTTCTTCCTCGGTCAGATGCGCAATGTCGCGTACGTGGCGACGTGGGACGAGGTGAGCTTCGACGGGCCAGCGCGCGGCTCCGGGGGTGAACAGCACCCAGTGTTCGCTTTGATCGAGGATACGGCGTGCACTGCGCAGCTCGGTGTCCACGATATCGTCGAACAGGTTGCGACCAGTCGCTTCGCGGTGGGCCTGAGCCTGAGTCAGCATTTGGCGGGTGCGGGGCGTCAGATAGGGGTAGGCGTAGATCTGGCCGTGTGGGTGCGAGAGTGTGACGCCAATTTCCTTGCCGTGGTTTTCAAAGCAGAAAACCTGTTTGATGCCGGGCAT
The sequence above is a segment of the Schaalia radingae genome. Coding sequences within it:
- the galK gene encoding galactokinase — translated: MTTPHTPEQADSMHEGGSAKTEDLTFNDPLTFDEGALAARTLFRETFNADADGVWHAPGRVNIIGEHVDYNGGICLPIALPHRAFIAATPRSDRHVRLVSPQTRDHIDEFDLDTVDRRGTDGEVSGWAAYLVGVAWALEQAGFGPLRGFDAALHSCVPLGAGLSSSAALECAMAVAINDMEDLNLLGGDDDDAGRALLVDAARRAENDIAGANTGGLDQSASMRCTKGHALELDCRDMSVRSIPFDLAHDHLALLVIDTRAVHSHVTGEYAQRRQACEEAAGILGVDLLADIDDEQAALDQLPGEVMRARVRHVLTEIDRTRTFIDELASGSLVGERLDRCAALLDASHDSLRDDYEVTCPELDVAVDAARASGAHGARMTGGGFGGSAIALVDESAARDVARAVADAFAEHGFEAPQFLIATPEEPAGKVAE
- the galT gene encoding galactose-1-phosphate uridylyltransferase, with the protein product MSAQVRKTATKLADGRDLFYFDDSPEYVSGQRTRRLDDPRPLPDRFAPIEGEDGTVHPVTGPQMRKDPLTGDWIPMATHRMNRTFLPPADANPLAPARPGAEYSDGEIPDTDYDVVVFENRFPSLMATPEQAQEIAAADGVIPVNGLDGDDLYRRAPAAGRCEVICFTPNLEDSLATVSHERMRTVIEAWADRTRELSAMPGIKQVFCFENHGKEIGVTLSHPHGQIYAYPYLTPRTRQMLTQAQAHREATGRNLFDDIVDTELRSARRILDQSEHWVLFTPGAARWPVEAHLVPRRHVRDIAHLTEEEREELADLYLHLLQAGNRFFVNPDGSAIELPYIAAWHQAPIGPEGDELRLHLEFFSFLRAPGKLKYLAGSESGMGAWISDTSPEKIADRFKEVW